One Scylla paramamosain isolate STU-SP2022 chromosome 7, ASM3559412v1, whole genome shotgun sequence DNA window includes the following coding sequences:
- the LOC135101983 gene encoding uncharacterized protein LOC135101983 isoform X4 — protein sequence MRVAGAFLVPEMSGSGVLALPRALANTGWAGLPLMVLLCLAVGFAGTRLGLCWVLLEERWPEYRTPCRRPYPAIALRALGNTKHCVAVVAQTLTLMGVSTVMPILAGDLLASQAAPLLIPCAFTGVVACLLTRLLARHSQGLQPLPASLRGGVWPAEGRRTQQHPASGVRGGGDGSAGPALCSSLRFHHPPHAGGAEFGWRRSAARTCLVAVEVLISLVLPDFKAILNLVGGSTIAIMSFVMPPLCYLRLSAAKNPVGLPFRNVGVWERVVLWGVVVMGVAQSLVTSYTATSSFMSWAVLQRSFSGVTKAEPPAWSYGSRAASVILVSASQVVSGAYHVLFFFAV from the exons ATGCGCGTGGCCGGCGCTTTCCTGGTACCCGAGATGTCAGGCTCAGGTGTGCTGGCCTTGCCTCGTGCCCTGGCCAACACAG GGTGGGCGGGGTTGCCACTGATGGTGTTGCTATGCCTGGCGGTGGGGTTCGCAGGCACACGGCTGGGGTTGTGCTGGGTGCTGCTGGAGGAGCGCTGGCCGGAGTACCGCACGCCCTGCCGCCGCCCCTACCCGGCCATCGCACTCCGCGCCCTCGGCAATACGAAACA ctgcgtggcggtggtggctcAGACCCTCACACTGATGGGTGTGTCCACTGTAATGCCGATCCTGGCTGGAGACCTGCTGGCCTCCCAGGCGGCGCCCCTGCTGATCCCCTGCGCCTTTACTGGGGTTGTGGCCTGTTTGCTGACCCGTCTCCTGGCTCGCCACTCCCAAGGACTTCAG CCTCTACCTGCCAGTCTCAGGGGTGGGGTATGGCCTGCTGAAGGACGCCGTACCCAGCAACATCCTGCTAGCGGTGTCCGGGGTGGCGGTGACGGTAGTGCGGGTCCTGCTCTTTGTTCATCTCTTCGCTTTCATCATCCTCCCCACGCCGGTGGCGCAG agTTCGGGTGGCGGCGGAGCGCTGCTCGAACCTgcctggtggcggtggaggtgctGATCAGTCTGGTCTTGCCCGACTTCAAAGCGATTCTGAACTTGGTGGGAGGCTCGACTATCGCCATCATGTCCTTCGTGATGCCGCCGCTTTGCTACCTCCGCCTCAGCGCCGCCAAGAACCCCGTAGGACTGCCCTTCAG GAACGTGGGAGTGTGGGAGCGTGTGGTGCTGTGGGGCGTGGTTGTCATGGGCGTGGCGCAGAGTCTGGTCACCTCTTACACAGCCACCTCGTCGTTCATGTCCTGGGCAGTCCTGCAGCGCTCTTTTAGCGGCGTAACCAAAGCGGAACCTCCTGCTTGGTCTTATGGCTCCCGTGCTGCCTCTGTGATACTGGTGTCCGCCTCTCAGGTTGTCTCGGGAGCATATCATGTGCTATTCTTTTTTGCTGtatag